Sequence from the Microbacterium faecale genome:
CCCCAGAAGATGTACGCCCACCAGCTCTGCTGCAGGACGGCGGCGAGACCGATCGCGATGCCGATGCCGGCGACGAGGATCAGGGGCAGGACCCACACGACCCACGGGTAGGGCTTGCGGGTGAACCCGATCAGGCTTTTGATCGTGCTGAAGATTCCCGGGCGCTTCTCGGCGGCGGGCGTGCGTGAGGCCATGGCAGACAGTTTACCGGCCCCGCAGGGTGCTTCCGGCGGCGTCGTGCCGCGCCCACAGGGGGCAACCTTCTGGATCCGTCCACAGCGGGGGTCGGGACGCTCGAGCGAAGCGACCGGGATCCGTCCAGGCTGGGACGCATGACAGTGCTTGCCGCGACGGATGAGGCCCAAGACGCGCTTCTCGGAGACCTGCGACGCATTCGCCGCATCGCGCCACCCGAGGTCCCTCTTCCGGCGACACGGGCGACGATCGGAGGCGAGACACTTCTGCTGGTGGACGCCGTCGACGCGGCCGGCTGGCCCGGGTGGAGCTGCGCGGGGGCCGAGCATCTCGCGGGACCGACCGACGTGCTTCGGCGCGACGACGGTCACGACGTCGTGCTCGCGGACCTCGCGGAGACCTGTGCGCACGCGTGTGGCGTCCGGGAGGAGGGCGGGACCGGCTGGCATCGGGGCGAGGTCGTGACGCTTGTCGTATCGATCCTCCGTGGTGTCGTCGAGGCGTCGCAGCGCGGACTGGCCGACGATGCTTCGGGCGGCTGGTGGATGACGCGCGATCGGCGCCCCGTCTTCGTTTTCGGCGGCGACGCCCGCGGTGTCGCCCCCATTGGGGAGGCGTCGCGCGATCTCGTCCGGCAGATCGTCGCCGCGTGCGACGATCGTGTCGTCTCGCGGGTGTGCGACGACATCCTCGTCGCCCTCGAACGGCCGGAAGGCGTCGAGCGAGCGATCGAACGCTTCGAACAGACGCTCTTCGATGCAGCCGCCCCGCAGCCCGTGGACCTCGAGCCGTCACGGGCGAGGGGCCGCGCCGGGCAGGAACCGCGCGTCATCCGGCCGGAGGACCCGGACCCATCGGGGCCGACACAGCGCGTGCGTGCGGTGCTGGAGAACCTGCTCGACGCGCGCGTCGCGGGGATCGTGGCGGATTCGATGGGATCCCTCGCCCGCCTCGTGGGTCGCCGTCGCAAACGTCGGCGGGAGGCCGCCCGTTCGTCTGCCGACGGCGGCCGGGAACGGAATCGCGGCCGCGTGGCGCTGGTCGCGGGGGCGGCCGCGATGATCGTGATCGCCGTCGGTGTGCTGTGGCCGAGCGATGACGCGGGCCGAGCGCAGGAGCAACCCGACGCTGACGCACGTGCTGCGCGGACCACCGCCCCGACTCCGGACGCCGGGAAGGCGGCCGGGCCTCACGAGGCCGACAAGACCGATCAGACCGTGGACGCGGCCCGTGTCGAGCTCGAGAACGAGCGACACCACGCCGCGCTCGTCGCGGACGACCCCGTGCGCGCGGCCCGCGCCTTGCTCGCCGGCACCGCCGGACTGTCGGGCGCCGCCGCCGATCCGGCATCAGACATCGAGCTCGTCGACGATTACGGAGCGGTTGCGCTCTTGGCGGTGCGCGCTGCAGCACGCGCTCCGCAGCTGCTCGTGATCGAACGTGTCGACGGCACGTGGCGCGTGCGGGATCTGTATCGACAGGGGAGCGCGTGAGGCGCGCCGACACGACGACGGCGGTCGCGACCGGAGTCGCGACCGCCGTCGTGCGGAGGTGTCAGATGCCGAGATCAGCGGCGAAGTTCGCCTCCTCGAGGCGGTTCTTGACCGCTCCGAGGTAACGCGCCGCGTCGGCACCGTCGATCGTGCGGTGGTCGTACGAGAGCGCGAGGTACACGTACGAGCGCACCGCGATCGCGTCCGCGCCGTCGACCTTCGCGATACCGGGACGCTTGAACACGATGCCGGTTCCGAGGATCGCCGACTGCGGCAGGAAGACCAGCGGGGTGTCGAAGAGCGCGCCGCGCGATCCCGTGTTGGTGATGGTGAACGTTCCGCCCGACAGGTCATCCGGCTTCAACTTGCTGTCGCGCGTGCGTGCGGCGAGATCCGCGATACCCGCGGCGATCTCGGCGAGGTTCTTCGACGAGGCGTCGCGCAGCACGGGCGTGTACAGGCCCTTGTCGGTGTCGACCGCGATCGAGAGGTTCTCGGCGTCGGGGTAGACGATCTTGTCGTCTTCCATCGTCGAGTTGATCACCGGGTACGCCTTGAGCGCCTCGACAGCGGCGAGCGAGAAGAACGGCAGGAAGGAGAGCTTGTTGCCCGTCTTCTCGAGGAACTCGGCCTTCTTCTCGTCGCGGAACTGCGCGAGCTTCGTGACGTCGACCTCGACGACGGTCGTCAGCTGAGCCGTCGTGTTGAGCGACTCGACCGCACGGCTGGCGATGACCTTCCGCAGGCGCGACATGGGCTCGGTCGTGCCGCGCAGGGGCGACGTCTCGAGCTTCGTGGCCGGTGCCGACGCGGTCTGCGTCTGCCCGGCGGAACCGGAGGAGGAAGCCGCGGCCAGCACGTCGTCCTTGCGGATACGACCGCCGACTCCCGAGCCCTTGACCGAGGTGAGGTCGACACCGTGCTGCGCGGCGAGCTTGCGCACGAGGGGCGTAACGTACACGCGCCCATCCGCGTCCTCGTCGGCAGCGGGCGTCGGTGCCGGCTTCTCCGCTTCTGCGGGCGTCTCGGGCTCCGACGCCTTCTCGGGCTCCGCGGCCTTTTCAGGCTCGGGGGCCTTCTCGGGTTCCGGAGCCTTTTCGGGCTCGGCAGCCTTTTCGGGCTCCGGGGCCTCTTCCTTCTCGGCCGGAGCCGCGGATCCGGAGCCGACGCGCGCGAGCACTGCGCCGACCTCGACCGTGTCGTCTTCGGCCGCCATGTGCTCGAGCACGGTGCCAGCGACGGGCGAGGGCACCTCGGTGTCGACCTTGTCGGTCGAGATCTCGAGGAGCGGCTCGTCGACGTCGACCGTGTCGCCAACCTGCTTGAGCCAGCGCGTGATCGTGCCCTCCGTGACGCTCTCACCGAGCTCGGGGAGGATCACGTCGGTCGCGTCGCCCGAGTCAGTCGGCGCGTCGCTCGACGCAGCCTCCTGCTCGGCGGGCTGCTCTTCGGCCTGCTCGGCCTCGGCGGGCGCCTCTTCGGTCTGCTCGGGCTCGGCGGCCTGCGGTGCGTCGTCTGCGGCAGCGGAGTCGTCGGAGGCGTCGCCGCCCGACCCTTCGCCGTCGCCGACCATCGCGAGTTCCGCGCCGACCTCGGCCGTCTCATCCTCCTGAACGAGGATCTTCTCGAGCACACCGGCGACGGGCGACGGGATCTCGGTGTCCACCTTGTCGGTGGAGACCTCGAGCAGCGGTTCATCGACCTCGACGGTGTCGCCGACCTGCTTCAGCCAGCGGGTGACCGTTCCCTCGGTGACGCTCTCGCCGAGAGCGGGGAGGACAACGGAAGTGCTCATATTCGAGTCTCCTTCAGGAAGGGAAAGTGCTTCTTTCAGCCTAATGGATCGGGGTGGACCTCACGCGTCATACGGTGATCCGCGCGCGAGCGTCGATCACATCGTGTGCAGGGGCGATCCAGCGAGGGCGAGGAATGCCTCGCCGAGCGCTTCGCTTTGGGAGGGGTGGGCATGGACGAGCGGCGCGATATCAGCCGGGTGCGCCTCCCATGCGACGGCGAGCTGCCCCTCCGTGATGAGCTCGCCGACGCGCTCGCCGACGAGGTGAACACCGATGACCGGGCCACCGTCGAGGGCGACAACCTTGACGAATCCTGAGCGCGCGGTGCTTCCCGCAGAGACGATCTCGGTCTTGGCGTTGCTCGACAGCGGCACCTCCTGCACGACCACCCGGCCGGAGCCGTGGGCCGCGATCGCCTGCGGTTCGGTCAGTCCCACCGAAGCGATCTCCGGGGTCGAGTAGGTCACCCGGGGGAAGAGGGCGTCGTCGAGCGGAGAGGGGGACAGTCCGGCGATCGTCTCGGCGACGAACGCGCCGTGTCGGAAGCCGCGGTGGGCAAGCTGCGGGCCCGCGACGATGTCGCCCACGGCCCACACGTGGGCGCCCGTCGTGCGCAGGGTGTCGTCGGTCGCGACGAAGCCGCGCTGCGTGTCGATCCCGAGCGTGTCCAGACCGAGTTCGCCGGTGGCAGGGGAGCGGCCGACAGCGACGAGGAGATAGTCGGCCTCGATGTGAGACGTGACCTCTTCACGCTCGATCGAGACCGTCACGCCCTCGCCGTTCTCCGTCGCGCCCGCGACGCGTGCACCGAGTTCGAGAGCGATGCCGCGACGACGGAGGGCTTTCTCGAGCGCTGCCGAGGAGGACGGATCCTCGTTCTGGATGAGGCCGTCCAGGGCCTCGACGATCGTGACCTCGGCGCCGAGGGTGCGCCAGGCGCTCGCGAACTCGACACCGATGACGCCGCCGCCGAGGACGACGACGCGACCGGGGGTCTCATCGAGCGCGAGAGCGGCGGTCGAGTCGAGGATTCGGCCGCCGAACTCGACACCGGGAACGGTGCGCGGCACCGCGCCGGTGGCGAGCACGACGTCCGTGCCGATCCAGCGATCCTCGCCGACGGCCACGGCAGGCCGACCGTCGGCGTCGGCGAGTACGCCGCGCCCGGTGACCACGGTGATGCCACGTGCGGCCACGAGCGACGACAGACCGCGGTGCTTGCCGTCGATCAGCTTCGTTCGCCACGCGCGTGCCGCGGCGGCGTCGATACCCCCGAGCGTCGCCTCGACGCCGACCGTGCCAGCGCGCCGGACGGTCTCGGCGACCTCCGCGGTATGCAGGAGAGCCTTCGTCGGCACGCACCCGCGGTGCAGGCACGTGCCGCCGAGGAGGTCCGCCTCGATGATGGCAACGGAGCTGCCGAGCTCAGCCGCGCGCAGCGCGGCCGCGTAGCCGCCGCTGCCGCCGCCGAGCACGACGAGATCGAAGGTGTGGTCGGTCATGCGGTGCCGCCCTCTCGTCAGCGTTCCTACGCCGTGCCGCCTGCGGCGACGAACTCGATGAGCGCGCGCGTGGAGGCGCCGGTCGGTCCCTTGTCGGTGAAGCCGAAGGGGCTCGTCGTGCTCATTCCGGATCCGGCGATGTCGAGGTGGACCCAGTCGATCTGCTCACCGTTCTTGTCGTTGTCGACCCGCCCGATGAAACGCTGCAGGAACAGGCCTGCATAGATCGTGCCGGCGGCGCGATTGCCGACGTTCGCGTTCTGCATGTCGGCGACGCGCGAATCGAGTTCGGGCTTCATGTGCTCCGCGAGCGGCAGGCGCCAGGCAGGCTCGCCCGTGCGCTCGGCGGCTGCGAGGAATGCATCGGGCGCCTCGCCGTGGCCGAGCACGCCGGTGTGGCGCGTGCCGAGGGCGACGAGGACGGCACCCGTCAGCGTCGCGACGTCCACGATCACATCCGGACTCTCTCGGCTCGCGGCGACGAGACCATCGGCGAGGACCAGCCGCCCTTCGGCGTCGGTATTGGTGACCTCGACGGTCGTGCCGTCGGCAATCGTCAGCACATCGCCCGGTCGTGTCGCGCGACCCGAGGGCATGTTGTCCGCGATGCACAACCAGGCCGTGACGCGCACGGGAAGCTCGAGCTCGGCGGCGGCGCGGACGACGGCGAGCACCTCGGCGGCGCCCGTCATGTCTTCCTGCATGCCGACCATGCTGGCGGCGGGCTTGAGGGAGAGTCCTCCCGTGTCGAACGTGATGCCCTTGCCGACGAGCGCAATGTGGCGCTCGGCACCGTCGGGTGCGTAGTCGAGGCGCACCAGGCGGGGCGGGCGCTCAGACCCGCGACCGACGCCGAGGATTCCGCCGAACCCGCCGTCGGCGAGCGCCTTCTCGTCCCATACGGTTGTCTGCACCGGCAGGTCGGCGACCGCGCTCGTCGCGACGTCCGCGAGCTGTTCCGGCGACTGGCGATCGGCGGGCGTCGAGACGAGATCCTTCACCAGGGCGACTGCCCGTGCGTGCGCACGCACAGGCGCAAGGTCCTCCTCGGACGCCGACTCCGGCGCGTGGACGACGATGCTGCTCGCGCGGCGTCCGTCAGCACGGCCTTCGTCGGATCCGCTCTTGAGCGAGTCGAATCGGTAGCCGCCGAGCGCGGCGCCCTCGGCAGCGGCGCTCCAGGCGCCATCGACCTCGGAGGCGACGTGAACGGCGAGGGTGTCGACGCCTGTCAGCTGGCGGACGGCGGCACCGACCTCGTCGCGGATGACGTGCGCGTCGGCGTCAGCTCCGAGCCCCACGACGGCGAGTGGCGCCGCGGTGAACTCAGGAGCGTAGACCCGCGCGAAGGAGCCCTTCTTGCCCGTGAAGGCGATCGCCTCGAGCGCGGGGCGCAGTCCGTCGAAGCCCTCGAGCGCGTCATCGTCGAGCGTCGGGACGGCGAGGACCAGCACGTCGGCTTCCTCGGCGGGGAAAGGGACATGGGTGATCGAAATATCCGGAAGGGGCATGCGAACCATCCTAGGTTCGCATCCGGAGCCGCGGGGGCGCGGGGGTCTCTAGACTGGGGGCATGGCTTGGAATCCGGAGATCTTCGACCGGGTGGCGAACGCTCCCGTCGTGCCGCCGCGCCTTCCGCTGGTCGTGCTCCTGACGGGCTTCACCGATGCGGGTGGCACCGTATCGAGCATCGTCGACTACATGCGGGACGATCTCGACCCGCAGCCCGTGGCCGTTTTCCGTAATGACGCTCTGCTCGACTACCGGGCGCGTCGCCCCGTGATTACATTCGACCAGGATCACCTGTCGGAGTTCCGGGCGCCGCGCCTCGAACTGTCGCTGGTGGCCGATGCGCTCGGACAGCCGTTCCTGCTGTTGTCGGGATACGAGCCGGACTTCGGGTGGGAGGGTGTCGTCGACGTGCTCCTCGCGCTGGCCGACGAGTTCGACGTGTCGACCATGACGTGGGTCCACGCGATCGCGATGCCGGTGCCGCATACGCGCGAGATGACGACCACGGTGAGCGGATCGCGCGCCGACCTCGTCCAGGCGCACTCCGTCTGGAAGCCGCGCACGCAGGCGCCGGCGACGCTCGGGCATCTCATCGAGTTCCGGATGTCGGAGGACGGATACCCGGTCGCGGGATTCGTCATGCTCGTGCCGCACTACCTCGCCGAGACCGACTTCCCTGGAGCGACCCTCGCGGCGCTCGACCGCCTCATGACCGCAACGGGCCTCGTCTTTGCGCTCGATGGCGTTCGCGAGGAACATCGCGCATATCTCGGCCGTGTCGAAGACCAGATCGCGAACAACGACGAGCTCGCACGCATGGTCGAGGCGCTCGAGGAGCGCTTCGACTCGTACATGGCGGCCGACGGTCAGACGGGCGCGGCAGACGACCAGCGATTCGATGAGGGCGACCTGCCGAGTGCCGACGAGCTCGCCGCCGAGCTCGAGCGTTTCCTCGCCGACCGTCCCGGAGATGACGAAGGTCTGTTCTAGGGAATACGGGAGGTCTCGGCGGCGTTGTCACCGATGCGGTGATGACTGGTCGTGAGCCACCGCATTTGTATGAGAGAATGATGGCCCGCGCCGTTGTCGGCTCCACGCTTTCGAGCGTTGGACTTGACAAGGGCCTTAATCGTGTTCGAACACACCCGGAGCGCTGGCGCCAGGCGACATCCGGCGAAAGGTGAAGCGTGACTCCTGCCACGAAGACCACGAAGACCGACGAGAAGATGGCCGAGACGGCCGAGAAGACCACAGCAGCCAAGAAGACCGCGGCCAAGAAGCCGGCCGCGAAGAAGCCTGCGGCGAAGACAACGGCCGCGAAGACAACGGCCGCGAAGAAGACGACTGCGTCCGCGGAGAAGAAGACCACCGCGG
This genomic interval carries:
- the sucB gene encoding 2-oxoglutarate dehydrogenase, E2 component, dihydrolipoamide succinyltransferase encodes the protein MSTSVVLPALGESVTEGTVTRWLKQVGDTVEVDEPLLEVSTDKVDTEIPSPVAGVLEKILVQEDETAEVGAELAMVGDGEGSGGDASDDSAAADDAPQAAEPEQTEEAPAEAEQAEEQPAEQEAASSDAPTDSGDATDVILPELGESVTEGTITRWLKQVGDTVDVDEPLLEISTDKVDTEVPSPVAGTVLEHMAAEDDTVEVGAVLARVGSGSAAPAEKEEAPEPEKAAEPEKAPEPEKAPEPEKAAEPEKASEPETPAEAEKPAPTPAADEDADGRVYVTPLVRKLAAQHGVDLTSVKGSGVGGRIRKDDVLAAASSSGSAGQTQTASAPATKLETSPLRGTTEPMSRLRKVIASRAVESLNTTAQLTTVVEVDVTKLAQFRDEKKAEFLEKTGNKLSFLPFFSLAAVEALKAYPVINSTMEDDKIVYPDAENLSIAVDTDKGLYTPVLRDASSKNLAEIAAGIADLAARTRDSKLKPDDLSGGTFTITNTGSRGALFDTPLVFLPQSAILGTGIVFKRPGIAKVDGADAIAVRSYVYLALSYDHRTIDGADAARYLGAVKNRLEEANFAADLGI
- the lpdA gene encoding dihydrolipoyl dehydrogenase → MTDHTFDLVVLGGGSGGYAAALRAAELGSSVAIIEADLLGGTCLHRGCVPTKALLHTAEVAETVRRAGTVGVEATLGGIDAAAARAWRTKLIDGKHRGLSSLVAARGITVVTGRGVLADADGRPAVAVGEDRWIGTDVVLATGAVPRTVPGVEFGGRILDSTAALALDETPGRVVVLGGGVIGVEFASAWRTLGAEVTIVEALDGLIQNEDPSSSAALEKALRRRGIALELGARVAGATENGEGVTVSIEREEVTSHIEADYLLVAVGRSPATGELGLDTLGIDTQRGFVATDDTLRTTGAHVWAVGDIVAGPQLAHRGFRHGAFVAETIAGLSPSPLDDALFPRVTYSTPEIASVGLTEPQAIAAHGSGRVVVQEVPLSSNAKTEIVSAGSTARSGFVKVVALDGGPVIGVHLVGERVGELITEGQLAVAWEAHPADIAPLVHAHPSQSEALGEAFLALAGSPLHTM
- a CDS encoding leucyl aminopeptidase translates to MPLPDISITHVPFPAEEADVLVLAVPTLDDDALEGFDGLRPALEAIAFTGKKGSFARVYAPEFTAAPLAVVGLGADADAHVIRDEVGAAVRQLTGVDTLAVHVASEVDGAWSAAAEGAALGGYRFDSLKSGSDEGRADGRRASSIVVHAPESASEEDLAPVRAHARAVALVKDLVSTPADRQSPEQLADVATSAVADLPVQTTVWDEKALADGGFGGILGVGRGSERPPRLVRLDYAPDGAERHIALVGKGITFDTGGLSLKPAASMVGMQEDMTGAAEVLAVVRAAAELELPVRVTAWLCIADNMPSGRATRPGDVLTIADGTTVEVTNTDAEGRLVLADGLVAASRESPDVIVDVATLTGAVLVALGTRHTGVLGHGEAPDAFLAAAERTGEPAWRLPLAEHMKPELDSRVADMQNANVGNRAAGTIYAGLFLQRFIGRVDNDKNGEQIDWVHLDIAGSGMSTTSPFGFTDKGPTGASTRALIEFVAAGGTA
- a CDS encoding proteasome assembly chaperone family protein, whose amino-acid sequence is MAWNPEIFDRVANAPVVPPRLPLVVLLTGFTDAGGTVSSIVDYMRDDLDPQPVAVFRNDALLDYRARRPVITFDQDHLSEFRAPRLELSLVADALGQPFLLLSGYEPDFGWEGVVDVLLALADEFDVSTMTWVHAIAMPVPHTREMTTTVSGSRADLVQAHSVWKPRTQAPATLGHLIEFRMSEDGYPVAGFVMLVPHYLAETDFPGATLAALDRLMTATGLVFALDGVREEHRAYLGRVEDQIANNDELARMVEALEERFDSYMAADGQTGAADDQRFDEGDLPSADELAAELERFLADRPGDDEGLF